The genomic DNA TAAAATCTTGAATAAAACAGGGAAAATACTTCTAACAAAAACCTATGTGAAAAATATTCAAGAAATTGCTCCTGAAATTTTTACACTATCATTTCCGCGTACAGGAGATTTTCGCCCCGGACAAATGTTAGCTGTTGCTTTAAATATTGATGAAGCTCCTCGATTATACAGTATTGCAAGTGGAAATAAGGAAAAAGACTATCGTATTCTTTTTAATATTCAATCTGAAGGATTTTTAACACCGCGTTTATCTGATTTAAAAGTAGGAAATCGTCTGTTTGTCTCTAAGCCATTTGGATCTTTTTACGGAACTAATAAGGCGGATTATTGGATAGCAGCAGGAACCGGTATTGCCCCTTTTATATCTATGATGGAATCAGGCTTAGGTGATAATAAAACTTTAATTCACGGTGGACGCGCTTTGGAGTCTTTCTATTTCGCTGATAAATTCAAGTCTGTTTTAAATAATAACTATATTCAATGTTCATCAATTACTAAGGCAGAAGGAATTTATTCGGGTCGACTAACGGAATACTTAAATATTACTGAAAATTTAGCCCTCGACAGAAACTATTATATTTGTGGCAGCTCCCAATTAATAATTGATGTTCGTGATATTTTAATTCGCAGAGGAGTGCCATATAATCAAATAATTGCAGAAATATATTTTTAAAATGATAAAAGAGAATCTTTTTGGAAAAACCTTGAGCGAGCTTCAAGAGATAGTTATAAAAATAGGGCTTCAAAAGTTTGTGGCAAAACAACTTACCGACTGGATGTATAAAAAGCGTATTCGATCGTTTGAAGAAATGCATAATTTATCGAAACAAACGCGTGAGAAACTTGCCGAAAGTTACGATATAAGTTATACAACATCAACAAGTGTTCAGGAATCTGTTGATGGAACTAAGAAATATTTATTCCCTGTAAAACCTCATCAATTTATTGAAACAGCTTATATCCCCGAAGGCGATAGAGCAACACTTTGTGTTTCTTCGCAAGTGGGTTGCAAAATGGGATGTTTATTTTGTATGACCGGCAAACAGGGATTTCAAGGAGACTTAAGCTCAGGTGAAATTTTAAACCAAATTTTTAATATCCCCGAGTTTGAAAAGCTGACGAATGTTGTTTATATGGGAATGGGCGAACCTTTTGACAATTTAGATGAAGTTTTAAAAAGTATAGAAATATTAACTTCTGATTATGGCTTAGGATGGAGTCCGAAAAGAATTACCGTTTCTACTATTGGGATTATTCCGGCTATGAAACGTTTTTTAAATCAATCTAAAGCAAATTTAGCGGTAAGCCTACATAATCCTTTTGAAGATGAACGTAAAAAATTAATGCCAATAGAAAGTGTCTACCATCTCACAAAACTTTTAGATGAAATTCGCTCATTTGAATTTAGCGGTCAACGTCGTATTTCTTTCGAATATATTATGTTTAAAGGAGAGAATGATCAACAAAGACATATCAATGAGCTGGCGCGAATATTAAACGGTATAAAATGCAGGATTAATCTTATACGTTTTCATCCTATTCCAAATGTACCATTAGAAAGTTCTTCCAACGAAACTATTTCGAGATTCCAAGTAGGACTTAAAAGAAAGGGAATAATAACTACTATTCGTGCTTCAAGAGGTGAAGATATTTTTGCAGCCTGCGGTTTACTTTCGACAAAAGAATTAGTAAAACGACAAAAAAACGAAGACTACTAATCATAGTTAAAAAAAGAAGGGCCGTAGCCCTTCTTCACCAATATTAATTATGCAAATTAGATTTTGTATGGAATCTTAGTGCTGCACATTAATTAATTTCACTTCACGTTTCTCGTTTATATTCAAAGAACATAAATAAGAACCATTAGGCAAATCCGAAGTTGAAATTGTGATTTTACTATTCATTGCTGAGGCATTAATTTGTTTTACTAATTGACCTCTCAAATTATATATTTCTACCTGAATATCTGTAGCATAAGCTTGATTTATAGCAAAACTAATCTCACTATTTCCCGGATTTGGAAATGGATTTCCTATAGAAATTTCTACTATAGATTTTTTTAGT from Bacteroidales bacterium includes the following:
- a CDS encoding FAD-dependent oxidoreductase codes for the protein MNKTGKILLTKTYVKNIQEIAPEIFTLSFPRTGDFRPGQMLAVALNIDEAPRLYSIASGNKEKDYRILFNIQSEGFLTPRLSDLKVGNRLFVSKPFGSFYGTNKADYWIAAGTGIAPFISMMESGLGDNKTLIHGGRALESFYFADKFKSVLNNNYIQCSSITKAEGIYSGRLTEYLNITENLALDRNYYICGSSQLIIDVRDILIRRGVPYNQIIAEIYF
- the rlmN gene encoding 23S rRNA (adenine(2503)-C(2))-methyltransferase RlmN, encoding MIKENLFGKTLSELQEIVIKIGLQKFVAKQLTDWMYKKRIRSFEEMHNLSKQTREKLAESYDISYTTSTSVQESVDGTKKYLFPVKPHQFIETAYIPEGDRATLCVSSQVGCKMGCLFCMTGKQGFQGDLSSGEILNQIFNIPEFEKLTNVVYMGMGEPFDNLDEVLKSIEILTSDYGLGWSPKRITVSTIGIIPAMKRFLNQSKANLAVSLHNPFEDERKKLMPIESVYHLTKLLDEIRSFEFSGQRRISFEYIMFKGENDQQRHINELARILNGIKCRINLIRFHPIPNVPLESSSNETISRFQVGLKRKGIITTIRASRGEDIFAACGLLSTKELVKRQKNEDY